A single Lemur catta isolate mLemCat1 chromosome 20, mLemCat1.pri, whole genome shotgun sequence DNA region contains:
- the CBFA2T3 gene encoding protein CBFA2T3 isoform X2, whose translation MPDSPAEVKAQPRATPPAMPPPPPAASQGATRPPSFTPHTVMNGSSHSPTAVNGAPSTPNGCSNGPATSSTASLSTQHLPPACGARQLSKLKRFLTTLQQFGSDISPDIGERVRTLVLGLVNSTLTIEEFHSKLQEATNFPLRPFVIPFLKANLPLLQRELLHCARLAKQTPAQYLAQHEQLLLDASACSPTHSADLLLDVNDNGKRRTPDRTKENGSDRDPLLPEHLSKRPCTLSPAQRYSPSNGLPHPTPPLHYRLEDMAVAHHFRDPYRPPDPRDLRERHRHLVPGSRQEEVIDHRLTEREWAEEWKHLNNLLNCIMDMVEKTRRSLTVLRRCQEADREELNHWVRRYSDAEDVKKGPALAAARPLSSSAGPEGSQLDVHREFMPRTLSGYMPEDIWRKAEEAVNEVKRQAMSELQKAVSDAERKAHELISTERAKMERALAEARRQASEDALTVVNQQEDSSESCWNCGRKASETCSGCNAARYCGSFCQHKDWEKHHHVCGQSLQGPGAAVADPVPGQPEASTSLDPSLPVGAASPSEAGSAGPSRPGSPGPLDAVPR comes from the exons TGATGAACGGCAGCAGCCACTCACCGACAGCCGTCAACGGTGCCCCGTCCACGCCCAACGGCTGCAGCAATGGCCCGGCCACCTCGTCCACGGCCTCGCTGTCCACGCAGCACCTGCCCCCGGCCTGCGGGGCACGGCAGCTCAGCAAGCTCAAGCGCTTCCTCACCACGCTGCAGCAGTTCGGCAGCGACATCTCCCCCGACATCGGGGAGCGCGTGCGCACGCTggtgctgggcctggtg AACTCGACGCTGACCATCGAGGAGTTTCATTCCAAGCTCCAGGAGGCCACGAACTTCCCGCTGCGGCCGTTTGTCATTCCCTTCCTGAAG GCAAACCTGCCCCTGCTGCAGCGGGAACTCCTGCACTGCGCCCGCCTGGCCAAGCAGACGCCCGCCCAGTACCTGGCCCAGCACGAGCAGCTGCTGCTGGACGCCAGCGCCTGCTCCCCCACCCACTCCGCGGACCTCCTGCTGGACGTCAACGACAACGGCAAGAGGAGGACGCCTGACAG GACCAAAGAGAACGGGTCGGACCGCGACCCCCTGCTCCCCGAGCACCTCAGCAAGCGGCCGTGCACCCTGAGCCCCGCCCAGCGCTACAGCCCCAGCAACGGGCTGCCCCACCCCACGCCGCCCCTGCACTACCGCCTGGAGGACATGGCTGTGGCCCACCACTTCCGGGACCCCTACCGGCCCCCCGACCCCCGTGACCTGCGGGAGCGCCATCGGCACCTCG TGCCTGGGTCCCGGCAGGAGGAAGTGATCGACCACAGGCTCACAGAGCGCGAGTGGGCGGAAGAGTGGAAGCACCTCAACAAC CTCCTGAACTGCATCATGGACATGGTGGAGAAGACGCGGCGCTCGCTCACGGTGCTGCGCCGGTGCCAGGAGGCCGACCGCGAGGAGCTCAACCACTGGGTCCGGCGCTACAGCGACGCCGAGGACGTGAAGAAGGGCCCTGCGCTCGCCGCCGCCCGGCCCCTCAGCAGCTCCGCCGGCCCCGAAGGGTCTCAGCTAG ATGTCCACCGGGAGTTCATGCCTAGGACCCTCTCTGGCTACATGCCTGAGGACATCTGGAGGAAGGCCG AGGAGGCTGTGAACGAGGTGAAGCGGCAGGCCATGTCGGAGCTGCAGAAGGCCGTGTCGGACGCCGAGCGCAAGGCCCACGAGCTCATCTCCACAGAGCGCGCCAAGATGGAGCGGGCCCTGGCCGAGGCCAGGCGGCAGGCCTCCGAGGACGCCCTGACCGTGGTCAACCAGCAGGAGGACTCCAGCGAG aGCTGCTGGAACTGCGGGCGCAAGGCCAGCGAGACATGCAGCGGCTGCAACGCGGCGCGCTACTGCGGCTCCTTCTGCCAGCACAAGGACTGGGAGAAGCACCACCACGTCTGCGGCCAGAGCCTGCAGGGCCCCGGGGCCGCGGTGGCCGACCCGGTGCCTGGACAGCCCGAGGCCAGCACCAGCCTGGACCCCTCCCTGCCCGTGGGCGCTGCCAGTCCCAGCGAGGCCGGCTCTGCGGGGCCCTCCCGCCCCGGCTCCCCCGGCCCACTGGACGCCGTGCCCCGCTGA